A genomic window from Cucumis melo cultivar AY chromosome 8, USDA_Cmelo_AY_1.0, whole genome shotgun sequence includes:
- the LOC103495805 gene encoding mitochondrial fission 1 protein A has translation MEAKIGKLFESVCSFFGGGDQIPWCDRDVIAGCEREVAEADESASEERKNESIMRLSWALVHSRQSEDINRGIAMLEASLTISRTPLQQREKLYLLAVGYYRSGEYARSRQLVEQCLEIAPDWRQALTLKKTVEDKIAKDGVIGIGITATAVGLIAAGIAAAASRRN, from the exons ATGGAGGCAAAGATTGGCAAATTGTTCGAATCCGTTTGTTCGTTCTTCGGCGGTGGCGACCAAATCCCTTGGTGTGATCGTGATGTTATCGCT GGGTGTGAAAGAGAAGTTGCAGAGGCCGATGAAAGTGCCTCGGAAGAACGCAAGAATGAAAGTATTATGAGGTTATCATGGGCACTAGTTCACTCAAGGCAATCTGAGGATATCAATCGTGGCATAGCAATGCTTGAAG CTTCCTTAACCATTTCTAGGACCCCTTTGCAACAGAGGGAGAAACTTTATTTGCTGGCTGTTGGATATTACAGAAGTGGTGAATATGCAAGGAGTCGGCAGCTTGTAGAACAATGTTTAGAG ATTGCACCTGATTGGAGGCAAGCCTTAACACTTAAAAAGACTGTAGAAGATAAAATTGCAAAAG ATGGAGTCATCGGTATCGGCATTACAGCTACAGCGGTGGGACTTATAGCTGCCGGGATTGCAGCAGCAGCAAGTCGTAGAAATTGA